The sequence below is a genomic window from bacterium.
GCCTCGGCGAGGAGGCTCTTGGCCCTTGCCGGATCGTGTTTGAACGGGAGCGACGGCTCGTATCCAAACAGGCCTTTCGGGATCACCCCCTGGAGCGGGGTCCCGTTCCCCGTCAATAGGTCTTTGATGATACCGTCGTAGTCGATCGCATACTTCACCGCCTGACGGACGCCCGCCTTCCCAAACGCGGCAACGTTCTTCACGTCCATCCCTAGGTACTCCATGGCGAGATCCGGGGTCTGGAACACAAAGAACTTCGGTTCGCGCCGGAGAGCCGCGATCTGGCTCGCCGACAGGTCCCAGGCGATGTCCGCGTCGCCGCGCCCCAGCATCTCCCGCTGCACCGTATTCTCCGCGATATTGAGGAGGACGATCCGCTTGATCGACGGCACGGCGCCGAGATTGTACGTGGGGTTGGGCCCCAGCTCAATCGACACCGAACGCTCCCACTTGACGAGCACGAAGGGGCCGCTTCCCGCGGAGTGGTCGTTAAGCCAGGCGTTTCCCCAATCATTGTTCTGCACGTGCGCTTTGACCGTCTTGCTGTCGACGATGCTCGCGACCGGGTTCGCCAGAATCGACAGGAACGCCCCGGGGCTGAATGGTTTCGGCAGCGCGATGACGACCGTGTAAGGATCTGGCGCCTTGACCGTGGCCGAGACTGTTTTGTCGTCGATCCCCATCTGCGTGATCAGCCACGACGCCGGATTTTTGGGCAGATTGACCACTCGTTGGATGCTGTAGACCACGTCGTCGGCCGTCAGCGGGTTGCCGCTGCTGAACACCACCCCGTGCTTGAGGTGGAACGTGTACGTGCGGGCATCCTTGCTCACGTCCCAGGACTGGGCCACCTGCGGCTGTACCTGGGTGAGGTTGCCGCGGGCGAACGTGACAAGGGTGGAGTACATCTGGTGGTCGGGTACCGTGCTCGAACGCTCGTAGGCCAGATTCGGATCCATGGTGACGGCGTCAGAGAGGCTGCCGTCGGCGATGACGACCGTTTGCTGGGACCCGTAGTTGGCCGCGAACCCGCCGGGGACCG
It includes:
- a CDS encoding ABC transporter substrate-binding protein, whose amino-acid sequence is MRRRLLVGVLACVLFTAWAAVPGGFAANYGSQQTVVIADGSLSDAVTMDPNLAYERSSTVPDHQMYSTLVTFARGNLTQVQPQVAQSWDVSKDARTYTFHLKHGVVFSSGNPLTADDVVYSIQRVVNLPKNPASWLITQMGIDDKTVSATVKAPDPYTVVIALPKPFSPGAFLSILANPVASIVDSKTVKAHVQNNDWGNAWLNDHSAGSGPFVLVKWERSVSIELGPNPTYNLGAVPSIKRIVLLNIAENTVQREMLGRGDADIAWDLSASQIAALRREPKFFVFQTPDLAMEYLGMDVKNVAAFGKAGVRQAVKYAIDYDGIIKDLLTGNGTPLQGVIPKGLFGYEPSLPFKHDPARAKSLLAEAGFGNGFTAELLIGTAVQAGGISGADLAAKIKNDLGAVGIRINVRQIVGSEMLKTYRAQQAQMVMLTWFVDYPDADDFAKPFGDYTQKSLAWRLNYANDPLSKLVGQAAEMQNTPERAAIYKKVNETMAQDGPFAILYQPLVSLGVSKRIQNFLYDPVNFYDFLVMTKQ